Proteins found in one Salvia splendens isolate huo1 chromosome 10, SspV2, whole genome shotgun sequence genomic segment:
- the LOC121750841 gene encoding serine/threonine-protein kinase Nek6-like — MEPEKWDSKSRMEDYEVIEQIGRGAFGAAFLVLHKTEKMKYVLKKIRISKQTEKFKRTAHQEMNLISKLQHPYIVEYKDAWVEKGSYICILTNYCEGGDMYGILRRARGSYFSEEKICKWLTQLLLAIDYLHSNRVLHRDLKLSNIFLTKENDICVGDFGLAKLLNEEGLASSVVGTPNYMCPELLADIPYGYKSDIWSLGCCMFEIAAHHQAFKATDMAGLINKINRSLISPLPIIYSSTLKQIIKSMLRKSPEHRPTAAELLRHPHLQPFLLRCHNPSTVFLPVKSPSPSKANEKTAKSSPRSSSGSRKEPRGRELKMKQRELLPLFDENADMPYPKLSDGNTLVEYKLETKRVDPTSYSGKISRDSEDSKSGDASCETTACNGDDLEMPPNEARSHEQDTHSPSCAAQQDDEAQASVKIEADTNADDAAVKICSETAESNTVSFSDEGVAENTPSTEETVVSNVVDEIKVEPSSETKEDENEGTQHVVGQASPVDDQAAAAEVVEEGKGDPEAGVPRRADALESLLELCARLLKQDKFDELSGVLKPFGEDTVSSRETAIWLTKSLMNAQNLPKES; from the exons ATGGAGCCGGAGAAGTGGGATTCCAAGTCCAGAATGGAGGATTATGAAGTCATCGAGCAGATTGGAAGAGGTGCTTTTGGAGCTGCGTTTCTCGTGCTCCACAAGACCGAGAAGATGAA GTATGTGCTAAAGAAAATTCGAATTTCGAAGCAGACTGAGAAGTTCAAGCGCACGGCTCACCAAGAG ATGAACTTAATCTCAAAATTACAACATCCATATATTGTGGAATATAAGGATGCTTGGGTGGAAAAG GGAAGTTACATTTGCATTCTGACCAACTACTGTGAAGGTGGAGACAT GTATGGGATCTTAAGGAGGGCAAGAGGATCATATTTCTCTGAGGAG AAAATATGCAAGTGGCTGACCCAACTTTTGTTAGCTATCGACTATCTGCATTCCAATCGCGTCCTTCACAGGGATCTCAAG CTGTCGAACATATTTCTCACGAAGGAAAATGATATCTGTGTTG GTGATTTTGGGCTCGCAAAACTTCTCAACGAGGAGGGCCTTGCTTCTTCG GTTGTCGGAACGCCCAATTATATGTGCCCAGAGCTTCTTGCAGACATCCCATATGGCTATAAATCAGACATATGGTCACTAG GTTGTTGTATGTTTGAGATTGCTGCACACCATCAAGCATTCAAAGCTACT GATATGGCTGGACTTATAAACAAGATAAACAGATCTTTGATCTCTCCACTTCCCATTATCTACTCTTCCACACT AAAGCAGATCATCAAGAGCATGCTGAGGAAGAGCCCGGAGCACCGGCCAACG GCTGCAGAGCTGCTGAGACACCCGCATTTGCAGCCCTTCCTCCTCCGCTGTCACAATCCGTCAACAGTGTTTCTTCCAGTGAAGTCCCCGTCTCCGAGCAAGGCAAACGAGAAAACGGCAAAATCCTCGCCTAGAAGCTCGTCCGGTTCTAGGAAAGAGCCTAGGGGGAGAGAGTTGAAAATGAAACAAAGAGAGCTGCTCCCATTATTCGATGAGAATGCAGATATGCCTTATCCGAAACTATCGGATGGTAACACGTTGGTGGAATACAAACTCGAGACAAAGAGAGTCGACCCCACGAGCTATTCAGGGAAGATCTCCCGCGACAGTGAAGACTCCAAGAGCGGAGATGCAAGCTGTGAGACCACAGCTTGCAACGGAGATGATCTGGAAATGCCACCAAACGAAGCTCGTTCACACGAGCAAGACACGCATTCCCCCAGTTGCGCTGCTCAACAGGATGACGAAGCTCAGGCAAGTGTAAAGATAGAAGCAGACACAAATGCAGACGACGCTGCAGTGAAGATATGCAGCGAAACAGCTGAATCCAACACGGTTTCCTTTAGTGATGAAGGCGTTGCAGAAAACACGCCATCAACTGAAGAAACTGTGGTCTCCAATGTCGTTGATGAGATCAAGGTGGAGCCCTCAAGCGAAACGAAGGAAGATGAGAACGAAGGTACGCAGCACGTAGTAGGGCAAGCATCACCGGTTGATGATCAAGCAGCTGCAGCTGAAGTAGTAGAGGAAGGTAAGGGCGATCCCGAGGCAGGTGTGCCACGAAGAGCTGATGCTTTGGAATCGTTGCTTGAGCTGTGCGCGCGCCTGCTCAAGCAAGATAAGTTCGATGAGCTATCGGGCGTGCTCAAGCCGTTCGGGGAAGACACAGTGTCTTCCAGAGAAACAGCAATCTGGCTTACAAAGAGCCTAATGAATGCACAGAATTTGCCAAAGGAGTCTTGA
- the LOC121750842 gene encoding H/ACA ribonucleoprotein complex subunit 4-like, translating into MTETQLHSSEKPKKKKNADENDSQIETTDFLIKPQSFTPAVDTSEWPILLKNYDKLNVRTGHYTPLPCGYSPLKRPLVEYIKYGIMNLDKPSNPSSHEVVAWIKRILRVEKTGHSGTLDPKVTGNLIVCIDRATRLVKSQQGAGKEYVCVARLHSKVPEVSKVARALETLTGAVFQRPPLISAVKRQLRIRTIYESKLLEYDADRHLVVFWISCEAGTYVRTMCVHLGLLLGVGSHMQELRRVRSGIMGEKDNMVTMHDVMDAQWMYDNFRDESYLRRVIMPLEKILTSYKRLVVKDSAVNAICYGAKLMIPGLLRFENDVEVGEEVVLMTTKGEAIALGIAEMTTAVMATCDHGTVAKIKRVVMDRDTYPRKWGLGPKASMKKKLIAEGKLDKHGKVIGDAAPSEWSRNVTLPAGGDSVVAGEAATLAKAEEGAVLDEKKSKRKVDAVGGSPVVDGTVKKKKKVEAEDDANVEVETKEKKKKKKKGGGEVEAEAPASGEEKSEKKKKKKKDKSDENGGSVAAAVDDDDSKSEKKKKKKKKHKDGEEKE; encoded by the exons ATGACAGAAACTCAGCTCCACTCTTCCGAGAAaccgaaaaagaagaaaaatgctGACGAAAATGACAGCCAAATCGAAACAACCGATTTTCTGATCAAGCCGCAGAGCTTCACCCCGGCTGTCGACACCTCTGAATGGCCGATTCTCCTCAAAAACTACGACAAGCTCAACGTCCGCACCGGCCACTACACGCCGCTCCCGTGCGGCTACTCGCCGCTGAAGCGTCCGTTGGTGGAGTACATCAAGTACGGGATCATGAACCTCGACAAGCCGTCGAATCCGTCGTCGCACGAGGTCGTGGCGTGGATCAAGCGCATCTTACGGGTCGAAAAAACCGGTCATTCCGGCACACTCGACCCGAAAGTCACCGGTAACCTAATTGTCTGCATAGATCGCGCCACTCGGCTGGTTAAATCGCAGCAGGGCGCCGGGAAGGAATACGTCTGCGTCGCTCGCCTCCACTCGAAGGTTCCAGAAGTTTCTAAGGTCGCTCGGGCGCTCGAGACGCTGACCGGTGCTGTTTTTCAGCGGCCACCGCTGATCTCTGCTGTGAAAAGGCAGCTTCGAATCCGAACCATCTACGAGAGCAAACTGCTTGAGTACGATGCTGACCGGCATTTGGTGGTTTTCTGGATTTCCTGTGAGGCTGGGACGTATGTGAGGACAATGTGCGTGCATTTGGGGCTATTGCTGGGTGTGGGATCGCATATGCAG GAGCTTCGTAGGGTGAGGTCGGGGATAATGGGGGAGAAGGACAATATGGTAACTATGCATGATGTGATGGATGCACAGTGGATGTATGATAATTTCAGAGATGAGAGCTACCTGAGGAGGGTGATTATGCCGTTGGAGAAGATTTTGACCAGCTACAAGAGGCTTGTGGTGAAGGATTCAGCTGTGAATGCGATTTGTTATGGGGCAAAGCTTATGATTCCAGGGTTGTTGCGGTTTGAAAATGATGTTGAGGTTGGAGAGGAGGTGGTGTTGATGACTACAAAAGGGGAGGCGATTGCGTTGGGGATTGCAGAGATGACGACTGCTGTGATGGCTACATGTGATCATGGGACGGTGGCGAAAATCAAGAGGGTGGTGATGGATAGGGATACTTATCCTAGGAAATGGGGTTTGGGGCCGAAGGCTTCGATGAAGAAGAAGCTGATTGCTGAGGGGAAGCTGGATAAGCATGGTAAAGTGATTGGGGATGCTGCACCTAGTGAGTGGTCTAGGAATGTCACTCTGCCTGCTGGGGGTGATTCAGTGGTTGCTGGTGAGGCGGCTACACTTGCTAAAGCAGAGGAGGGTGCTGTGCTGGATGAGAAGAAGAGTAAGAGGAAGGTGGATGCTGTTGGTGGCAGTCCGGTAGTTGACGGTACtgttaagaagaagaagaaggttgaAGCAGAGGATGATGCAAATGTGGAGGTGGAGactaaagaaaagaagaagaaaaagaagaaaggggGTGGTGAGGTAGAGGCAGAAGCTCCGGCCTCAGGTGAGGAGAAGtcagagaagaagaaaaagaagaaaaaagataagAGCGATGAAAATGGGGGATCTGTTGCAGCTGCTGTGGATGACGATGATAGTAAAagtgagaagaagaaaaagaagaaaaagaagcacAAAGATGGTGAAGAAAAAGAGTAA
- the LOC121750846 gene encoding small nuclear ribonucleoprotein SmD3b-like yields MSRSLGIPVKLLHEASGHVVTVELKSGELYRGSMIECEDNWNCQLENITYTAKDGKVSQLEHVFIRGSKVRFMVIPDMLKNAPMFKRLEARIKGKGSSLGVGRGRAVAMRARAQAAGRGAPPGRGSAPPVRR; encoded by the exons atgaGTCGAAGCTTAGGGATTCCGGTGAAGCTGCTGCACGAGGCGTCTGGGCATGTGGTGACGGTGGAGCTGAAGAGCGGAGAGCTCTACCGTGGAAGTATGATCGAGTGCGAGGACAACTGGAATTGCCAGCTCGAAAACATCACTTACACTGCCAAG GATGGAAAGGTCTCACAACTCGAGCATGTTTTCATTAGAGGCAGCAAAGTCAG GTTCATGGTCATCCCAGATATGCTTAAGAACGCTCCCATGTTCAAGCGTTTGGAAGCTAGAATTAAG GGGAAGGGTTCATCACTTGGAGTCGGACGTGGGCGTGCTGTTGCAATGAGAGCTAGA GCTCAGGCTGCTGGTCGAGGAGCTCCTCCGGGTAGAGGCTCTGCACCACCAGTACGGAGGTGA